A part of Cryptococcus tetragattii IND107 chromosome 3, whole genome shotgun sequence genomic DNA contains:
- a CDS encoding ATP-dependent RNA helicase DHH1, giving the protein MASSSTLPNDDWKQGLTAPPKDLRPQTEDVTATQGSRFEDFGLRRELLMGIYTAGFERPSPIQEQAIPMALTGRDILARAKNGTGKTASFIIPTLNRINTSLSHIQALILVPTRELALQTSQVCKTLGAHIPNLQVMITTGGTTLRDDILRLQQPVHILVGTPGRILDLGSKGIAGLNKCSIFVMDEADKLLSEDFMPVIEQTLALCPQERQVMLFSATFPWTVKEFKDQHMVQPYEINLMDELTLKGVTQYYAYVEESQKVHCLNTLFSKLQINQSIIFCNSTNRVELLAKKVTELGYSCFYSHAKMQQAHRNRVFHDFRNGMTRNLVCSDLLTRGIDIQAVNVVINFDFPRTAESYLHRIGRSGRFGHLGLAISLLTLEDRHNLYRIESELGTEIAPIPAVIDPVLYVAPAMVEEERESPPSRPAAIAAPPAQQQSQQRQRQHPPQQQQQQQQQQQQQQPQYQQAYGEISPQPQAHFQQQSNSSPVPAPLPSYPQQNATQAQGPPQVQSPPSVPGIQPMAPAQTPPQGQIPPTQPRAQQQGQQQPGQPGQAQGQGQPNRRPNNGGFRGNARGQGQRGRGRGRGGQVGQPSASAGQSQQAQA; this is encoded by the exons Atggcctcttcctcaac GTTGCCGAATGACGACTGGAAACAGGGTCTTACTGCCCCTCCTAAAGACCTTCGTCCCCAAACTGAG GACGTTACCGCTACTCAAGGATCTCGTTTCGAAGATTTTGGCTTACGCCGAGAACTTTTGATGGGTATCTACACTGCTGGTTTTGAAAGGCCTAGTCCTATCCAAGAACAGGCTATTCCTATGGCCCTTACAGGACGAGATATTCTTG CTCGAGCGAAGAACGGTACTGGAAAA ACTGCTTCTTTTATTATTCCTACACTTAACCGAATTAACACTTCTTTATCTCATATCCAAGCACTTATCCTTGTTCCCACCCGAGAACTCGCCCTTCAAACATCTCAAGTCTGCAAAACCCTTGGTGCCCACATCCCTAATCTCCAAGTCATGATTACCACTGGTGGTACCACATTACGTGACGATATCCTTCGTCTCCAACAGCCTGTCCACATTCTTGTCGGTACACCTGGTCGTATCTTAGATTTGGGAAGCAAGGGAATTGCGGGTTTGAACAAGTGCAGTATCTTTGTTATGGATGAAGCGGACAAGCTTCTCAGTGAAGATTTCATGCCTGTCATTGAGCAGACTTTAGCCCTGTGCCCTCAAGAGAGACAGGTTATGCTGTTCTCTGCGACTTTCCCATGGACCGTCAAGGAATTCAAG GACCAACACATGGTTCAACCATACGAAATCAACCTCATGGACGAACTTACTCTTAAAGGTGTCACTCAATATTACGCCTATGTTGAAGAATCTCAGAAAGTTCATTGTCTTAACaccctcttttccaag CTCCAAATCAATCAATCTATCATCTTTTGTAACTCCACCAATCGTGTCGAGCTCCTCGCCAAAAAGGTCACTGAACTTGGCTACTCTTGTTTTTACTCCCACGCAAAAATGCAGCAAGCCCACAGAAACCGAGTTTTCCACGACTTCCGTAACGGCATGACTCGAAACTTGGTCTGTTCCGACTTGTTGACAAGAGGTATTGATATCCAGGCCGTAAATGTCGTCATCAACTTTGACTTCCCAAGGACTGCCGAATCATATCTTCACAGAATTGGTCGATCGGGTCGTTTTGGTCACTTGGGTCTTGccatttctcttctcacT CTTGAAGATAGACATAATTTATACCGTATCGAATCCGAACTTGGCACAGAAATTGCCCCTATTCCCGCTGTCATCGATCCCGTCCTCTATGTCGCTCCCGCcatggtggaggaagaacgagaaTCACCGCCTTCTAGGCCCGCTGCCATTGCTGCTCCTCCCGCTCAGCAACAATCTCAACAACGACAACGACAACACCCTCCT cagcagcagcagcaacaacaacaacaacaacaacaacaacaacctcaATACCAACAGGCATATGGCGAGATCTCACCCCAGCCTCAAGCTCATTTCCAACAGCAGTCCAACTCCTCTCCCGTCCCCGCCCCTTTGCCTTCTTATCCACAACAGAATGCGACTCAGGCCCAGGGTCCCCCGCAAGTACAATCCCCCCCTTCTGTGCCAGGTATCCAGCCCATGGCCCCTGCTCAAACCCCCCCTCAAGGCCAAATCCCTCCGACTCAGCCTCGAGCTCAGCAACAAGGCCAGCAACAACCCGGTCAACCGGGCCAAGCACAAGGTCAGGGTCAACCTAACAGACGGCCGAATAATGGTGGCTTTAGGGGTAACGCCCGAGGTCAAGGACAGAGAGGACGAGGTAGGGGGAGAGGTGGACAGGTTGGTCAGCCTAGTGCCAGTGCGGGCCAGAGCCAACAGGCTCAAGCCTAA
- a CDS encoding ATP-dependent RNA helicase FAL1, which produces MAGINVGDDKLVFESSEAVTVAPTFEALNLKEDLLRGIYAYNFEKPSAIQQRAIIPIIRGRDVIAQAQSGTGKTATFSISMLQSIDTNLRETQALVLSPTRELAVQIQTVVLALGDYMNVSCHACIGGTSVGEDIRKLEAGQQVVSGTPGRVFDMIRRRNLRTKDIKMLILDESDELLNKGFKDQIYDIYRYLPPATQVVVVSATLPHDVLEMTTKFMTDPVRILVKRDELTLEGIKQFFVAVEKEDWKFDTLCDLYDTLTITQAVIFCNTRRKVDWLTEKMREANFTVSSMHGEMVQKERDAIMAEFRGGQSRVLITTDVWARGIDVQQVSLVINYDLPTSRENYLHRIGRSGRFGRKGVAINFVTVDDVRILRDIEQYYSTQIDEMPMNVAELT; this is translated from the exons ATGGCTGGTATCAACGT TGGCGACGACAAGCTCGTATTCGAGTCTTCCGAAGCCGTCACGGTC GCTCCCACTT TCGAAGCTCTCAACttgaaagaagatctcCTGCGCGGTATCTACGCCTACAACTTCGAGAAACCTTCCGCCATCCAGCAACGTgccatcatccccatcatccGTGGCCGCGATGTCATTGCCCAGGCACAATCTGGTACTGGTAAAACTGCCACGTTTTCTATCTCAATGCTTCAGTCCATCGACACCAACTTGCGGGAGACCCAAGCCTTGGTCCTCTCCCCAACCAGAGAATTGGCCGTGCAGATCCAAACCGTTGTCCTCGCTCTCGGTGACTACATGAACGTCTCTTGCCATGCTTGTATCGGAGGGACCAGCGTTGGTGAGGATATTAGGAAGCTTGAGGCCGGACAACAGGTTGTCAGTGGTACTCCTGGCCGAGTGTTTGACATGATCCGAAGGAGAAACTTGAGGACCAAGGATATTAAA ATGCTCATTCTTGATGAATCTGACGAACTCCTCAACAAGGGTTTCAAGGACCAAATTTACGACATCTACCGATACCTCCCTCCCGCCACCCAGGTCGTTGTTGTCTCCGCTACCCTCCCTCATGATGTCCTCGAAATGACTACCAAGTTCATGACCGACCCTGTCCGAATCCTCGTAAAGCGTGATGAATTGACTCTTGAAGGAATCAAGCAATTCTTCGTCGCCGTCGAAAAGGAAGACTGGAAGTTTGACACGCTTTGTGATTTGTATGACACTTTGACCATTACGCAAGCGGTCATTTTCTGTAACACCCGACGCAAGGTCGACTGGTTGACAGAAAAGATGCGAGAGGCGAACTTTACTGTCAGCAGCATGCACGGAGAAATGGTacaaaaggaaagagatgcGATCATGGCCGAATTTCGAGGTGGACAGAG TCGAGTATTAATTACCACGGATGTCTGGGCTCGAGGTATCGACGTCCAGCAAGTTTCTTTAGTCATTAATTATGACCTCCCTACTTCTCGTGAAAACTATTTGCACCGAATAGGTCGAAGTGGTCGATTCGGCAGGAAAGGTGTGGCGATCAACTTCGTCACCGTCGATGATGTCAGGATTTTGAGAGATATTGAGCAGTATTACTCTACTC AAATCGACGAAATGCCTATGAATGTTGCGGAGCTCACATAA